TTGGAGTTGAGCTCCTCCGTCCCTGAGCCCTAAAACCCTTTCCGGGCCTCCCATGTCTAAAAAGCAGCTACACTGCTGTCACCGTTCAGACATTTCTGTGGGGCCCCCAGAAAGACTAGACAAGCGTCCCAGACTGGGAGAGAGTGAtcccccctcccctgcaggaAGAGTGAGGTGAAGAAGCCACGGTGCCTAGGTTTCCAGCTGCTAGCTCCAGGTTCCCGGATTCTCAGATGTCAAGAAGAGAAAGGGAGCCAGCCTGGGGCTAGGACCACCCTTTGtgacagggagaggggaggctgCAGGCCCAACGCCGCACAGTCAGGCCCTGCCCATCTCGTGCCCTGTGTGTGCCAGCCCCAACCAGCATGGCAGCTCCACCTTCGGATGCTTGAGTGGCCCACCCTGGGGGCTGCCCTCGCGCTTGGCTATGTTCTGCCCTCAGACCAGCCCCCTGGCAGTCTGGAGTCCGCTCCACTACCCCCTCAGCGAGgccccccctgcctcccctcacGGAAGTGTGTCTCACCCAGTTGCTTCTGCAACTAGCAGTGACCCTCAGTGTGTTCTGGAGTTTCCCATGACGGATTATTAGGAGGAGATTTCTTAGGGGGGCGGGGCACTGGGTGGGCTCATGTGTCCAGCCTTGCTGTAAGGAGTTGAGTGTTGACCATCTGTGCTACCCAGGCACCCCTAGCTCCCCCAATTCCTTGCATCTCCTCCGGGTGGTTTTCCTCGGCTCAATCGTGATCTTTATTTACCAGTGTCATGCCTCTCACTCTGCTGTATCCACCCCCACCATCACCTAGAACAGCGCCTGGCAGACAGTCAGTGCTAAGTGTTTCAGAATGAGTCCCCTGAAGAGCGACCtgcagggggtgggaggaggcagctgGCCCTGTGCCAGCTAGTTATTGACCTCCATGCCCCTCAACCGGGAGAGAATGCTGGCCGCTTCTGTTGCCATCGGTGCACCACGAGGTGGCCTGTCCCACGCCTCAGTCTGGCTGTGAAGCCCCTCCACCAAGCTTGCCAACCACCTGAAGGAGCAGGGGGGCGGCCCACCCCCCAGGAGGAATTCAAGCCACACCTGTCCCTCCTTGGACCTTTTCCCGCAGCCACATACATTCCTGACATAAAAAGAAGGCAGGAGAAGCGAATGTTTCTTAGCTTTGACTTAACCCAGTGTAACCCGAACTCTCGTCTCAATGGGGAGCCACTCTCGAAAGCATGAGCTGCATTTCTGTGTTTTGTGTTCAGGCTGAGCCTTGGAAAGGAGGAGCGGCTGGCGATGCTCTGTCCGGCAGGGcagctaagagttggaattggttCCCCGGCAACGGTTGGTGGGTTGATTAAATCTGCAAACTGCTGCGCATGTGGTCCAGCGCATGTCCGTTCAGGTGATCACACTGATTTGCACCAGGCTGCAGTTGGTGAAGCTGATGGAGCTCCTTCGATGGGGGTGTGTCACTGAGTATTACTCTCAGGGTTCCAATGCGTGGAAGGCGTCCAAACGAGATGTCCCAACCCCGtctgccatcagtggatggctgccgaCAAGTTTTCTCAGTCATACACTCATCAGGATCTCGGGGCTTTCACGAAAAAAGGGTCTACTCACAATGGTGAACTCCCaggagatctgctgggccagttaaactcGGCTTCCAGAGAGGTCGGCGCAGAAAACAATGGtgactggggatcccaaagggggATGTGGGTGTCGGGGAGGGGCAGctggatagattttcttgaagggcacAGGACACTGACCGGGTCTTgtcaggaagaagttttaagcaaatggaaaactgcattggtaagGAAAAGGCCAGGAGACTTGTGCCGAAggatcccgccccccccccccccccatgacagCCCACTTGCTTGTTCTTTGAGGGTCACCAAGGTTGTCTTAGGAGaattttcattgggaaaccttaccccatccatgcTACAGCCCGAATCTTGTCCCTTCAGAGTTCTAGTTGTCCACAAAAGTCAAGTGACGGGACCTAAATTGtagagtaaggagccctggtggtgtggtggttacacacccggctgctaaggtcagcagtttgaaaccaccagctgctctgggagcgaaagatggggctttctactcctgtggagttgtcaggttgctgtgagtggaaCAGGAAGCTGGTTTTGGGGGGATGATGGCATTTATGGAGGCTACGGGGTTTGTGCCAGGGTTGCCTGTCTGGCTGCCCTGTCAGCTGCTTGGTGGCCCATGGCAACTTCTGAGTCCCCCTTCTGGTGCCCTGATTTGACCCCCGTACTTAATGGGGCTTCTCCGAGTGGTGAGCTGTCTTCTTTCCTGCCAGATTGAAGAGTGTGCATGGAGAAATGAAAACCCATACTTTGAATCTGTGTACAGCGCTCATGTCTTTCCCTCTGCTAGTTTGAGGCCCCATGACAAAGCTATGAGTTTAGCCAGCTGGGCTGAAGTATCCCCGGGCAGGGGACTGGCTTCAGTGACTTGGTTGAGGGAAACTGGCATAACCAACCCCGCGTACTTCACTGGTCACAAAGCTGCTGCCGTCAGAACCAGGCACACACTGCTACAGTATGTGGTTGGTCTTTAGTAGACAATAGCTCAAAGCAGGAGTGGAGGGGCTTGGAGTCCTCCCCAGGGTCAGGGAGTGTGGGGAAAAGGctagcccccacaactaatcatgggttccgtaggtgcaattgtacagttaagatacgtaaggattatagtaaagtctTAGAGAACATGAGAGAGACAGAAGAGTCAAATGATTAAGCCAGACATgtgtcatggtagcatgctcacctcctggatggccatggtcttaccagccaggtctgcaCACAGCGTGGGCCAGGGTGAGGTGGGGCAGAGACTAGGTCAAGAGCAGGAGgcaactggggggtgggggggcgtggtTACAGGTAACTatgggtcacaggaaggggcagtacaataggtgtaagcatcataggaaggggatgtgcggTAGGCgaaagcgtgacaggaaggggatgaattAGGGGTATACACGTAATAGGAAGGAGGGACTAGAGGTTACGTGTGACACAAGGggcagaccctagactcaatttggcagcctaaccttggtcatccttgagtgggcttgacctccctgggctctccttcagggaaacaatctactatcctaatcagaagggagtgagccatacttgtgggataaacagtggtgtctgcttgctctggatggctgataacccttagggagaataacccctgacctacttctgttgacctccaagtgtatagtcttgtttttttgtgtgtgtgtatagtcatttgccgtgtgtagcaagcagctaagtttgggatatatttgggggagacaacttgggtgaAATCTTTGCTTCCCACAAGGGAGTAACATAGCTGGATTGAGTGTGCTACAAGTCTGGAAGGTGATATCGGGGTTCTCTATAGGGAGTTGGTACTTCTATAGGTGGCTGTCAGAAAGCCACTTACAGCCTTTAGCTTGTAGCACTTCAGAGACCCTGTGGTTAGTCAGGACCTCTAAAGTTCCTCCTATAGTGATCTTTACTGCTTCTTGGAGTAACAGGGCCACGACAACTGTATCAGGTTGGCAAGGTGGCTAGCTGAATGAGGTAAGATCTAACATTGATAACTATGTCACCGGCTGAGGCTGGTGTCTAGCTTCTGGATTAGCACTTCCAGGGCCACCACCTTTCTCTCATGAGCACTTAGGAAAAACCTTCTCGTAGGGTCTGGGAGATCTAGTGCTGGAGCCTAGAGCAGAAGAGCCTTAAATTGGTCACTGTATCCTTTTGCTTTGTGCCCCACAGGAGTCGTTCTAAGTCACTTGTTCCTTCCAGGCTCTCATTGGGCTTTGCAAGGAGTCTGTAGTTGGGATCCAGATTCTACAAAGCCTAGTAAGGCTTAGACACTTGTAGCTGTAAGTTTCCGGCTCAGACAGCTCCACAATTGCCCTTATTCATTCTAAGGAGAGCTCTACCTCTTGTTTCATTCCCTGGGCCTTGTCCCTAGGGACTTCGTAGCTTCTCTGTCAAGTTTAAGACTTGTACCGTATGAGCAATAGACTGTTCCCAAGTGGCGCAGCACATGAGCTCGTCTACGTATTGTAGGACTGTGCCCCCTCTAGAGTAAGGCCAGCTAGGACCTGGCTTAGGGCTTGTCCAAACATGGGGGGCTATCTCGGAAGCCCTGTGGCAATACCATCCAGTAAAATTGGTGTGACCCTGCCCCTGTTCTAATTTCCACTCAAAAGCAAAAAGGAAGTGGCTCTGTGGGTCCAGCAGGATGCAGAAAAAGGCATCCTTGAAGTCCAGAATGCTGTACCACTGTGGAGTTAGGAACTTTCGCTAGGAGTGTATAGGGTGCAGTGGGATCTCTGCTCCGTTTATTATCCTGATGCCTTGAATCAGATGGtaagacccatctttctttttgactggTGAAATTGGGGTGCCACATGGGGAATTAACAGCGACCATTAGTCAATGCTGGAGGAATTTTTGAAGAAGGGGTTGTAATCCTTTGATGGCTTCAGATTTCAAAGGTTACTGCTACTGGCAGGGAAACTGCGTGGGGTCTTTCAGGAAAATACAGGGGTTGCATATTTAGCTCTGCCGGGGACTCCTGTGTCCCAGACGTCAGAGTTTATGACACTTTGCCACTGTCCCTGTGTAGGGCTTAGCAGCTTCTCCGAGGTAAGGAACATATGGAAGGCTGTAGTACTAGGATGAGGATCTTTGACTATGGAGGTGTGTGGCTTAGACAATACAGGTGGACATTCAAGGATTACTACGATGCCATAAAAGATGTAAAAGTTGTCCCAGAGGCACCTTAAGGGTTCCCTAAAGCGTTTGACTACAGGTTTTCCTGACACTCCCATGGTCGTGCGTGGTGCCAGGGGTCCGGGGAGGGAGGTAAGGACAGAGTAGGCGGCCCCACATCTATGCTCACCCGAAGCTCCAGACCAGTAACAGCAAGCTCCTGCTCCTGGCCCATCCGGGCCTTTTCAATCCTCAGCAGCTGCACACTTGCCTGGGGCAGCTCCCCTCCTGGTgtctcccataggacagagtgctGCCCAATGgccagttttttgggtttttttggtagtAGTAGCAGCCTGGCCCTCATGGAGGCCTATTCTGGTTAGGCCAATCCCTTGTCCAGTTACTTGGGCCATGAATCACATAACACGTGGTACCTTCTTCAGGGGTCTTGGGAACCTGGGAGGCAGTCAATGGGCGTTGGTTAGCAATGGCGGCCAGTATCTGCGCATGCCTAATGttcttgcctgagcctgggcttCCTGTTCTTTGTCCCTGTTGTAAAAGGTTGCATTGGTTCTAGTGACCATCTCTTCAAAGGTCGCTCCTTCAGGCTTCTGCACTAACTTCTGGAGCTTCTTCAGAGTGTCTGGTGCAGCCTGTGTGAGAAATttgtctcccttcatttgcttcagtgCCTACAGTGGTGTGACAACTCAGGGCGTCTCTCAGCTGCTCTAAGAGACTTACGGGACTTCCATTAAGCCCATGGTGAATAGCTGTCACTTGAGTGTAGTTGATGGCCTTTTGCCGCCCTGACTTTAGTCCATTTTGGATACACGCCAGAAAATGTTCCCGTGCCCACCTGTCATTGGGATCATTATAATCCCAGGTGGGGTCAGTGGGAAGCACAGCTATTTCTCCTACTGGATACTTATCGTTCACATGTAAACCTGCAAACTTCCTAGCTCCCTTCAGCGCTGTCCCTTTCTCACAGTCTGTCATGGTCTGTACCGGAATGATCATTACATCCTTCCAAGCCAAGTCATAGGCTGGGGTGAGGTGCTGAAAGGTCTCTGTGTGCTGTTCTGGACTTTCTGAATAACTGCCTAGGTCACAATATGCCCaagttcaattagggtgaaagCCTTGTGAATTGCCCAGGGACCCAACTCCCCTGATGCCGCTATTAAGGGTAGGACTTTGATGGAGACACCTCTCCCCCCAGGTTCAGAGACCGAGGGTGGTGTGactgggctgggggtggagggacCTTTAGCTTCAGGGTCCCTTAAGGAGGGGTCCTTGGTACACTTGGAACCAAGGTCTTCACCGCTTCTCCAGATGAAAATGCTTTAACATAAGGGAACCCCGCCCCCCACTTCTCCATCCCATTGCAGAAACGTCCCAGCAGAATCAGAGTCAGGAGGGAAAGTGCCATTCCTTGGCCACGATTCCCCATGACCTAGAATGTACCGAGACAGATATTGTTATATTGCAGATGATAATAGTGTCTATCTCTCTAGTGTCTGTGGGTCAAATCGATACCAGTCAGGACACAGTGTAACGCCGCTCCCCGGGCAACAGATCCTGCATTGCCCCTGTTGGAAACCAAACAAGCCATTAGAGAGCCCTGTGCCCTGCAGTCAGATGTCCCAATGCACATAGCACCTAAGACACCCTGAGACTTGAGCCCAAACAGATGCctctatttggggggggggagggcggggaaccTGGTCTCTATCAGAAAACTGGGCCCCTAGCATTTTCTAGACAGCATGCAAGGGATTTGAGTCACCGGTGCAGGTGGCCTTACAGAGCCGACGAATGAACGTCTGTCGGTCAGATCTGGACCACAGGTCGGGTTAGACTCCGGGATCCTCATCTAGAAACAAGCAATGAGAAGTTGGAGGGTCTGGTGCCCCAGGGTCATAACCGAGGTCCCAGGGTACACCACACTTAAGGCACCCTGAAACTTGAGCCCCAAGCAGGCACCCATGGTCTCGAGGGaagtggggggggcagggggcgcgATCATTTTCTAGAGAGCAAGGAAGAAGTAGGCCACTGACGCAGGTGACCTCACAGGCTGACATGGAATTACTGGCATGAGTAATCCACCTGGACATCCACAGGCAGGACCACTGGCTTATGAGCAGGCCATTCTAGGGAAATTGGGATCCTTGATTGGACACATACTGTCACAGGGGAACTGGACCAGGACTACAAATGATCCAGAGGCCAAAGGCAGGGAGGCAGTTGTGCTTAAAAACCTTTCAAAAACAGGATTAGCAGTTACTTCAGAGGCCTTGCTTCCTGCCAAATGCCTTTTTAAAATCTTGGCAAAAGGGGAAGCCAACCAGTAGAAGCAGCAAAACAACAGCAGAAAGCCAAGCCCAAACAGGACCACCAAGCTGCTTATTTGTGGACAGGAGAAAGCCCAGGCCAAAAAATCTGGGAACGTGGTGGGGTCAGAACTGTGAGAACTGGGCGGGGCTAGCCACGAAgtccccacccctccacttgGTTGGAGCTCTGAGTGCCATCTTGACGAGGTCAGTAGGAGACCACTAGCTCAGTTGCCCTGTAACAAATGGCGGGCACTGGGGGCACCGTCTTGATGAGGTTGGTAGAGTCATGTGTTCCACTACCCTGCAAGAAAAGGCGGAGTTGGGGGTCCGAGGGGAGAAAGCAGGGGAACCGGCATCCTGCAAAGAGGCCAACAGGTTTACGTGAGCAACAGTGTGCTGGCAGCAACACGGAGCAAAACATTGGAAAGCAAGGGACCTTTTGGCACCAGAGTTCCCCCAAACTCAGCAGCAGTTTTCTGCTGGCATCACAGGAAGGGAAGCTGAGGGACACCTGTGGggtagggaggttgggggagtgaGTAAGGGGGTCCAAGTAAAGTTCGCTCAGCAACTCCAAAGGGGGCAGGGTTGAATGATCCTGGGGACATGTCCCTGTGTCTGGGAGTGGGGAGTCCCATCTCCCTCCTACAGAGGCCGGCGCCCTCAAACTTCAGGCCTTGCGCTTTACATCCAACACTTAGGAAGTTCTACCCACCCGCCACAGCTTCACAGTCTCTCCAGGGCGGTGAGGTGAAGTCTGAGAAGTGCAGAGTCAGGTGGAGATGGGTGTCCGTTCCAGGGACAAGTGTCCCGAGCTGGGCTTGCCTTAGAGCAgtgactctcaaccttcctaaggccgcggccctttcatacagttcctcatgtggtggtgacccccccaaccataaaattatttttaaatcgttttattaggggctcatacaactcttagcacaatccatacatacatcagttgtgtaaagcacatttgtacattcattgcccccataacattttttcgttgctacttcataactaattttactactgttaacgAATCGGGGgatccctatgaaagggttgtttgaccccacaggttgagaaccactgccttagaggatgGCGTCCAACGTTTTTATCTGAGTACCGGCACCACAATGTTAGGTATCTCGAGTGAGTAAGCCCTCattggttcttggcttcacatAAGTGGGTTTTTGTGAAGTGCAGAACACATTtctggttttacagtctcaaaggggaTCCCAACTGAGCACAAATAGCCTTGTGGAAAAGAGTACTCAAGGGTGCGGAACTTGGCGGGGAGGGGATCCCAGGTGGCCAGGAGTCCAAGACCCCTAGAGGCTAAGAGCATATGAGGGAGACCCTCCCTCTGCCTCTGACCTGGATTGAGGTAAGAGCATGGGGGCAAGAGAGAGTCCCTGCCTTTCTCATAGCCGACCCCTGGTGGGGGAAGGCATGGTTGAAGGCTTtagttgaccccattgactgggtTGAGCCTACCTGGGTgaggtcatgagcctgggcctagtttggaccacccaggtgtgcctcccacctggctgggggcttGAATTGGAGCGTGCTCAGTTTTGGGTTTTCCTAGGTGTTTAATGGTCGCCTGACTTCCTTCTCAActttttgcaggcatgggaggggcaACTCCCTGTCTGTAAACCATCTACCTAACAGGGTGTGTTGAGCAACAATAGCTTTACATGCTGCTATTTTTGTTTAGTCCAGGTTTTTACTATTTTGTAGTGATTCGTTTACTTTTTTAATTTACCATCCCTATTTAATAGCTCCCCTTCAGTGGATACTTATCAGTTTTCAAATGAACTCCCCAACCAGCTGCCATCCAATCCCTTCCGACCCGTGGCGACAGCATGTGTTCAGAGCTGGGCTGAGCAGCCCCAAAAGGTTTCCAGTGTCTGTGACCTTTCGGATGGAAGTCGCCTGGCTTTTCTTCCCGGGCAACTTTGCGTGTGCCCGGACCCCAACCTCTGCATCTGTAGCTGTGTGCTTGCTCACATAGGGCTTCCAGGGACTACAAGCCAACCAGTCTTTCAGCAGAACTAACTCCATTCTCAGCATTCTGCCATGCATGGCTCACGGCTAGCAGCAGAGGTCGCGAACACATCCTCCGTCACCAATGAAGCTAGACAGCCTAGCGCCTGCTGCCGACTGAGGATGGCCTGGGCCACATTGTGTCCACCTCACAGGGTTCCCGGAAGGATTGAGTGCCGCACAGCATCGCGAGAAAGCAGGCACAGAAGCCAGTGGCCCTGTTCACCCACAAGCCCTTGGCCCCAGGCAGCAAGAAGACAATCTCAGGCCGGGCACCTTCTGTCTGGCCACCAAGCCTTTGCTCACAGTGCTTGTTGCTGCCCTCCTGACCTTGGCTTCTCTGGACCCCTCGCGCCTGGGGGAGTCACAGTGGAGAAGGCAAGGCCCAGTTTGTGTgaggtgggtgttagggaggggcTTTGTGTTCCCAAAGCTGTGTCCTGGCATTCCTGGGTCTCTCGGTGACTGTCAACGGGGGTGGGTTTTTGAACCCCGACTTCTGCTTGGATTGTGTCATGGACACTGGAGGCCTTGGGTTGCTATGGAGCAGCTGCGTCCCGGGGTGGCACCTGCACACACCACCCCCTCAATGGCCCTCATGGCAGGACCCCGGGCAGCTGTAGGGTAGGTACTACAGCAGCCCAAAGGGAGGCAGAGCAGCTCCCCCCAGCAAGGTTGGGGAGAAGCAACCTTGTCATGACAGTTGCCTCAGACGGCGCGGGGTCCTGAAGAAGTTGCAGTGTCTCCGGTCAGGGTGCCGAggattagtgtgtgtgtgggaagaggggagatggtgcttgtgtgtttgttttgagaaATGAATAAAGATGCGTGGAAAAGTCCCTGAGGTGCATAGCTGTGCCTTGTCAGTTTGTCCTGAAGGAGCCTCATCACCACTCACAGCCTCCCTATCAGAGAAGTCCCACAGAGGGGTCCCAGCTACATCCACTTCCCTGCTCCGTGTCTCCTCCGTTGTCTCCAGGCTCAGGGAGAGGAGGCACCACCTGGGACTGCCGTGATGTGGGAAGTtggtacgtacacacacacacacacacacacacacacacacacacacacacacgatgagcCCCTCCCTTGCCCACTCCTTCCCGGCACATCTATTGGTTTCCTGGTCACAATCTGTGGCCCCGTGAAGAATCGATTCTTCATGGGCGTGCATGTCACTTCTGGGTCCCAGCCGGCAGCCACCCACACATCATCTTTCCCTACTGCGCTGCTGGCTGCAGGGTTGGGGTCTGTGACCCCTGTGCCTCCGACTGCAATGAGCAGAGCCCCctgtgggaggggctgggcttggggaggaagggaaaatcaGCTGCCTGTGCATGAGCCCCTCCCTTAAAAACACTCCTCTTCACCACACACAGAGGTTGACTAAGGaaactggtggtgctgtgggttaagtgttagaCCACTAACTAACCtccaaggtttgtggttcaaacccaccagctgccccccttaaaagattcacagcctcttaGACCCTAAGGGGGAGGTAgggagtcctactctgtcctctggggtccctatgagtgagaatcaaccaGGGCAGCAGGTGTGGTCAGGAGATGGCACGCTTTTTTCcccctgtccccagggaggaggtttggccGTGTGGTTTCCTTAGGCCAATGGAATGTGCACACGTAGGACCTGAGCACACACCTTCCATGTTCTTCACTCTGCCCCGTGATTGGCTAGGAGAACATGCCTCCCGAGACGGGGAGCCCACGAGGAGGCAAGCTCTGTCCCCACACTGGAATGAGCCAGCCAATTTGCAGCCGGGAAGCAGTGCCACCCCGTGACCCAGAGAAAGGAAAAATTGCTCGTTAGATGTCTCTGCTTGGGAATGTTGTTACCTGGCATCATGGCAACTTTGGCTGACTAATACATCGTTGTTATTTTACACCTGGGAGATGAGGGGCTTGCTGCCATAGTATCTGCTCATCTGACCTGAACGGTGCCAGCGTTTGGGCAACTAGGTTAGTGCCTGGCAACTCGTGGCAGCTAATTAGGGTGATGATTATTTACTTAAGACTTGCAGCCTACTTTGTCGGCATTGAAGGGGCCGTGTGTACACTGAGCTTTGTAGACGTTCATATGACTTACAAAGCCCTCTGTGAGGTGGAGGCTGCTCATGCCCTCAGTTTGCAGGCATGGAACTGGGGACAAGTAGAAGTCTCATCAGCAGGGGCCATCTGGGACTCTGGAGTGTGATGGATaaaggggggggggtcaaatgagccCCTTTCTAGCTGTCTGACCCGGGGCAAGTAACTGCCACAACCCGTGGGTACCTTgttagaaaacaacaaaaaacacatggAAGGGTGGCAGAGGGTCCCACTCAACCCGCTGCTGTCAACTCAGCTGCagcccagtcagttctgactcacagggacccgacaTACGGTGGCTGAGGCTGGCAACCCCTACcggaagcagccagcctcatcgttctcctgaggaCTGGGTGGGTCTGAAGGGCTGACCTCAGGCCCAGTGCCTGACCCGCAGCCACCTGAGTTAGCTGGGAACAAGGGGGCCTTACTGAACAAGAAGCAGGGCCTTCTCGGTCTTCCTCACCAAGAGGGAGTCTGGGCTGAGAAGCCTAATCTGATCCTGTCTCTTAAGTCACAACATTTTCGGGCTTCCTGGGTTAACCCTTTAATTCACAGGCACAAGAGAGAACAGCAGGCTCGGGGCAGAtggagcctccagccaccggttCACCCCTTCTTCACTCAGCCCGGCCGGGTGGATACGGGGCTGGGAGGCAGTCGGCTCGGCGCAGGAAGTAGAGGTAGGAGGCGGAGGGCACCTCGGACCCAGGCTTGGTGAAGCAGGCACTCTTGGTAGCGCAGCCTCGTGTGGCAAATCTGGTGTTGATGATGCCTGGTGACGAGAGTTCAGACTGGAGGGGCCCCAGTACGCCAGCCCGACCCCATGACTACATACCCATACCCTCCCACCCATCCTTCGCACCTTGATTACCCAGGCATCCTGCAACCTCCTTTCTCACCTCTCCCCTGGAACCCACACCTGGGAACCCCCACATTCCCAGCCCCCCCTCCTCTTCCCAGGCGTTTCTCACCAGCCTGCACCTTGCCCGCGAAGTAGATGCAATGAGTCTCCTGCCCGACACAGCGGGCCGCCTCGGTGCCCGGGCAAGTCTCCTGGAAGGGCGCGATGCAGGCCGGGCACTGGAAGCCATTCTCCGTGCGGTTGTTTTGGGGAACTGGGGGCGAGAGGTGAGGGGTGGGTGCCCAGGGAACACTGAAGCCCTCCCCTGGCCTCCTAGCTACCCTGGGCGGCACCAGGGACACCCAGCCACGTATTTAACACAAGAAAGGAAACAGCAAGGTGCTCCGCAGGTGTCACTGCAGGGCAGTGGTGGTGGGATCCTGGGGCGGGGCTCGCCCTTTACCTACCTGGCAAGTCACCCTGGTTACAGCCGTCGCTCTGGCAGCAGCGGGCGTTGGAGACCATGTAGTCCTTGGGGCCCATGGTGGTGGACACGAAGCCCGAGTAGCAGTCTTTGAACTTCATGCAGGCCTTGTAGGTATTCAGGGAATGGCGGCcctctgtggggtgggggtggactagAGCTGGCTGGGCAACTCACTGACCACCCCCAACATCAGGGCTCAACCTAACCTCAACCTCTTTGACACCGGGGGTGGGGGCACGGGACTCTTGGCCCCATATCCCTCCCCTATCCTCTGCCTGCGGTGGTCTTTTCCAGCCCCGTAAGGCCAGCCTTCCTGGTCGGTCAGGTT
The sequence above is drawn from the Tenrec ecaudatus isolate mTenEca1 chromosome 18, mTenEca1.hap1, whole genome shotgun sequence genome and encodes:
- the PINLYP gene encoding phospholipase A2 inhibitor and Ly6/PLAUR domain-containing protein gives rise to the protein MRTSGSPGTLLVFTLLCTLVDLGCPLRCEVCRGSGPTCTGKIRTCEDGKDACVVIVGESSTKGRHSLNTYKACMKFKDCYSGFVSTTMGPKDYMVSNARCCQSDGCNQGDLPVPQNNRTENGFQCPACIAPFQETCPGTEAARCVGQETHCIYFAGKVQAGIINTRFATRGCATKSACFTKPGSEVPSASYLYFLRRADCLPAPYPPGRAE